Proteins from a genomic interval of Parvivirga hydrogeniphila:
- a CDS encoding ABC transporter ATP-binding protein, with protein sequence METLLAVENLKTYFYTRDGVVKAVDGVSFTLEAGQTLGVVGESGSGKSVTAMSIMRLIKGPQGRVVDGSIRFKGRDVLAMDDEAVRDLRGNRIAMIFQDPMTSLNPVFRVGDQIAESLRIHKGMGKTEAFERAVELLKLVGIPKAEARAKDYPHQFSGGMRQRAMIAMALACDPDVLIADEPTTALDVTIQAQILELMIELQQRTGSAIIMITHDLGVVADMADNVLVMYAGRPVEFGTADEVFYTPLHPYTWGLLDSLPRHDVSEKGELVPIVGQPPSLIDVPSGCAFHPRCPYAQDICRTQVPEYRAIEGGHGSACHFSTDQSFRRGTAARAEVAV encoded by the coding sequence ATGGAAACCCTCCTTGCAGTCGAGAACCTGAAGACGTACTTCTACACGCGCGATGGCGTCGTGAAGGCCGTCGATGGCGTAAGCTTCACCCTCGAGGCCGGCCAGACCCTGGGGGTCGTCGGCGAGTCCGGCTCTGGCAAGTCGGTCACCGCGATGTCGATCATGCGGCTCATCAAGGGGCCGCAGGGGCGCGTGGTGGACGGCTCCATCCGTTTCAAGGGCCGCGACGTGCTCGCGATGGACGACGAGGCCGTGCGGGACCTGCGCGGGAACCGCATCGCGATGATCTTCCAGGACCCCATGACCTCGCTGAACCCGGTGTTCCGCGTCGGCGACCAGATCGCGGAGTCGCTTCGCATCCACAAAGGGATGGGCAAGACGGAGGCGTTCGAGCGGGCGGTCGAGCTTCTGAAACTCGTCGGCATCCCGAAAGCGGAGGCGCGCGCAAAGGACTACCCGCACCAGTTCTCCGGCGGCATGCGGCAGCGCGCGATGATCGCCATGGCGCTCGCGTGCGATCCGGACGTCTTGATCGCTGACGAGCCGACGACCGCGCTCGACGTGACCATCCAGGCGCAGATCCTCGAACTGATGATCGAGCTCCAGCAGCGCACGGGCTCGGCCATCATCATGATCACGCACGACCTCGGCGTGGTGGCAGACATGGCGGACAACGTGCTCGTCATGTACGCGGGAAGGCCCGTCGAGTTCGGGACGGCGGACGAGGTCTTCTACACGCCGCTGCACCCCTACACGTGGGGCCTGCTGGACAGCCTGCCGCGGCACGACGTGTCAGAGAAAGGCGAGCTGGTCCCCATCGTCGGCCAGCCGCCCAGCCTCATCGACGTGCCGTCGGGCTGTGCATTCCACCCGCGCTGTCCGTACGCGCAAGACATCTGCCGCACGCAGGTCCCTGAGTATCGCGCCATCGAGGGCGGTCACGGTTCTGCGTGCCACTTCTCGACCGACCAGTCGTTCCGACGCGGTACGGCGGCCAGGGCGGAGGTGGCGGTGTGA
- a CDS encoding ABC transporter ATP-binding protein produces the protein MSTILSVRNLKKYFPVEQGVLLSRIGAHVSAVDDVSFDVEQGETLGLVGESGCGKSTTGRCIIRLLEPTAGEIEFEGKDVLKLRGKDLKAFRRDVQIIFQDPYASLNPRMTVGEIVTEPLVIHGIGTKLEQRRRAQELLEVVGLSPEHINRYPHEFSGGQRQRIGVARALALNPKLIVCDEPVSALDVSIQAQIINLLEKLQDEFGLTYLFIAHDLSVVRHISDRIAVMYLGKMIEIGDWKGLYDEPHHPYTQSLLSAVPVPDPERQRQRTRIILEGDVPSPINPPSGCRFHTRCPIAEFPLCKEQEPELREVAPGHKVACHFAAPNPIPPEKQKRSVAALDADPSNG, from the coding sequence GTGAGCACGATCCTCTCTGTCAGGAACCTGAAGAAGTACTTCCCGGTCGAGCAAGGCGTTCTGCTTTCGCGCATCGGCGCTCACGTGAGCGCCGTCGACGACGTGTCCTTCGACGTGGAGCAGGGGGAGACCCTTGGCCTCGTCGGTGAGTCGGGATGCGGGAAGTCCACCACCGGCCGCTGCATCATCCGCTTGCTCGAGCCGACGGCGGGAGAGATCGAGTTCGAGGGCAAGGACGTCTTGAAGCTTCGCGGCAAGGACCTCAAGGCGTTCCGGCGCGACGTGCAGATCATCTTCCAGGACCCGTATGCGTCGCTGAACCCCCGCATGACGGTCGGCGAGATCGTCACGGAGCCGCTCGTCATCCACGGCATCGGCACCAAGCTCGAGCAGCGGAGGCGCGCGCAGGAGCTGCTCGAAGTCGTCGGTCTGAGCCCCGAGCACATCAATCGGTATCCGCACGAGTTCTCTGGCGGTCAGCGGCAGCGCATCGGTGTCGCGCGAGCGCTCGCGTTGAATCCGAAGCTGATCGTGTGCGACGAGCCGGTCTCGGCGCTGGACGTGTCCATCCAGGCGCAGATCATCAACCTGCTCGAGAAGCTGCAAGACGAGTTCGGCCTCACGTACCTGTTCATCGCACACGACCTGTCGGTCGTCCGGCACATCTCCGACAGGATCGCCGTGATGTACCTGGGCAAGATGATCGAGATCGGCGACTGGAAGGGCCTGTACGACGAGCCGCACCACCCGTACACGCAGTCGCTGCTGTCCGCGGTACCGGTCCCGGACCCTGAGAGGCAGCGTCAGCGCACCCGCATCATCCTGGAAGGTGACGTTCCGAGCCCGATCAATCCGCCGAGCGGATGCCGCTTCCACACTCGCTGCCCCATCGCCGAGTTCCCGCTGTGCAAGGAGCAGGAGCCGGAGCTTCGGGAGGTCGCGCCCGGGCACAAGGTCGCGTGCCACTTCGCGGCTCCGAATCCCATACCGCCGGAGAAGCAGAAGCGGAGCGTCGCTGCGCTCGACGCCGATCCATCGAACGGCTAG
- a CDS encoding SpoIIE family protein phosphatase has product MDRMASKAGALAGYLPGAIALSALLSTLLYSYGLFHTLAEIFAIAVQFALFTVVWHSRRHLDDGALVVIGTSAAPIAAVGALHLLSYVEIGLITSTAQGFSAQLWIAARFLQAAALLAASWFEQTRPAAWKALAASTIATGVVVGAAATNRLPLSADPLTAAIDAAIVVALLVALYRFWSSKAAFAPAVGRRLLWAVGLAAAAETLFALGGDPGSASHVVGHVVRIAAAYALYRAVVVSVLEQPQATLFREISLRNAQLEETDRALRSAKERSDAMLAVSTMIARAEPLDAVIERALELGANAMGADGAALTAKRGGGWVVTHAYGFDRTVIGMRREGPSAHHLLLAHEKRSPVIVNEPALDPRVDREFVSRFGVTSLLVAPLVARNEVFGALTFIKRRGRAGFSEQDRGFSARLATSLGLAISNDRMQSAQSRVADALRSAILTMPDALPGVQLGHVYRSADRIAKIGGDFYDAFSLADGRHAVLMGDVSGKGIDAAVSSFVTRTAFHALALREPSPARVMAAANDVLARLLPDEAFATAIFGVIDVQGGTFTAASAGHPDPVICTLDGCVEHDAVRNLPLGMFPETEYEQFSLPLTDGEVLVMFSDGVLDARRGQEPFGEWRVREVLDSARLVDPQAIAEMLLDAVTAHADGTHVDDIAIVALRLEEAPR; this is encoded by the coding sequence ATGGACCGAATGGCGAGCAAAGCCGGTGCACTGGCGGGCTACCTTCCCGGAGCCATTGCGCTGTCCGCATTGCTGTCGACGCTGCTGTACAGCTACGGCCTGTTCCACACTCTTGCCGAGATCTTCGCCATCGCTGTGCAGTTCGCTCTGTTCACGGTCGTGTGGCACTCCAGGCGGCACCTCGACGACGGTGCGCTCGTCGTGATAGGCACCTCGGCAGCGCCCATCGCTGCTGTCGGCGCACTACATCTCCTTTCGTACGTGGAGATCGGGCTCATCACCAGCACGGCACAGGGCTTCTCGGCACAGCTCTGGATCGCCGCACGCTTCTTGCAGGCAGCAGCGCTGCTGGCGGCGTCGTGGTTCGAGCAGACGAGGCCCGCCGCCTGGAAGGCGCTCGCGGCGAGCACGATCGCGACCGGAGTCGTGGTGGGCGCGGCCGCCACGAACCGCTTGCCGCTCAGCGCGGACCCGCTGACGGCCGCCATCGATGCGGCGATCGTCGTGGCGCTGCTCGTGGCGCTCTACCGTTTCTGGAGCAGCAAGGCGGCGTTCGCTCCGGCGGTCGGTCGCAGGCTGCTCTGGGCGGTCGGCCTCGCTGCGGCCGCAGAGACCCTCTTTGCGCTCGGCGGAGACCCGGGCTCTGCGTCCCACGTCGTGGGCCACGTCGTCCGCATCGCTGCGGCCTACGCGCTGTACCGCGCCGTCGTCGTCTCGGTGCTCGAGCAGCCCCAAGCGACGCTGTTCCGGGAGATCAGCCTTCGCAACGCGCAGCTCGAAGAGACCGACCGGGCGCTGCGCTCCGCCAAGGAGCGCAGCGACGCGATGCTTGCCGTGAGCACGATGATCGCGCGGGCTGAGCCGCTCGACGCCGTGATCGAGCGCGCGCTCGAGCTCGGCGCGAACGCCATGGGAGCCGACGGCGCCGCTCTCACGGCGAAACGCGGTGGCGGCTGGGTCGTGACGCACGCGTACGGATTCGACCGCACGGTGATCGGCATGCGGCGCGAGGGCCCATCCGCGCACCACCTTCTTCTCGCGCACGAGAAGCGCTCGCCCGTGATCGTCAACGAGCCCGCCCTCGATCCGCGCGTCGACAGAGAGTTCGTCTCGCGGTTCGGGGTGACCTCGCTCCTCGTTGCTCCGCTCGTCGCTCGGAACGAGGTGTTCGGCGCCCTGACGTTCATCAAGCGGCGCGGACGTGCCGGATTCAGCGAGCAGGACCGCGGCTTCTCTGCCAGGCTCGCGACCTCGCTCGGCCTCGCGATATCGAACGATCGCATGCAGTCCGCGCAGTCCCGGGTCGCCGATGCTCTGCGCAGCGCGATCCTCACGATGCCGGACGCCCTTCCGGGCGTGCAGCTCGGCCACGTGTACCGGTCCGCCGACCGTATCGCGAAGATAGGAGGCGACTTCTACGACGCGTTCTCGCTCGCTGACGGGCGCCACGCCGTCCTCATGGGCGACGTGTCCGGCAAGGGCATCGACGCCGCCGTCTCGAGCTTCGTGACGCGGACCGCTTTCCACGCGCTCGCGCTGCGCGAACCTTCTCCCGCGCGCGTCATGGCTGCGGCGAACGACGTGCTCGCTCGGCTCCTTCCAGATGAAGCGTTCGCAACGGCGATCTTCGGCGTGATAGACGTGCAAGGCGGCACGTTCACCGCGGCCAGCGCCGGCCATCCCGACCCAGTGATCTGCACCCTGGACGGCTGCGTCGAGCACGACGCCGTCCGCAACCTGCCGCTCGGCATGTTCCCAGAGACCGAGTACGAGCAGTTCAGTCTTCCTCTGACGGACGGCGAGGTCCTCGTGATGTTCAGCGACGGTGTGCTCGACGCTCGTCGCGGACAGGAGCCCTTCGGCGAATGGCGGGTCCGCGAGGTGCTCGACAGCGCACGTCTCGTCGATCCACAGGCCATCGCCGAGATGCTGCTTGATGCCGTCACAGCGCACGCAGACGGCACGCACGTGGACGACATCGCGATCGTGGCGCTCCGGCTGGAAGAAGCGCCCCGGTAG
- a CDS encoding B12-binding domain-containing radical SAM protein, whose protein sequence is MRPLRVVFLALNSPGYRSLGCAYVRAYAQHDRRLSGAAAFTTLDLDAGTDPWWVAYRVLGLQPDVVAASVMCWSARDTYEALRIVKAAAPDTFVVAGGPEVSPIGEDVLADHPEIDAVVAGEGELTFADLLAARIQSRPLERVEGIVYRSPDGEVRSTPPRQLPSDLDVLPSPYLTGILQPVDGATYIETYRGCPHRCGYCFEGKGSTRIRAFSKQRVEAEIDLIASTPGVRSFSFIDPVFNLTQERLAWLSKVLGPYAQEGARIHTVEVDIERIDDEAALLLAEAGVVSVETGPQTTGADALSACRRAFDRDRFVAGVEACKRRGIRVECDLIVGLPGDTIGDSFESMRFCIGLDPGKIQTSTLRVLPGTDFFERADELGVVFDPEPPHEVICTREASFVDLRRAEVRLTWLQRQYEARA, encoded by the coding sequence GTGAGACCGCTTCGCGTCGTCTTCCTCGCGCTCAACAGCCCCGGGTACCGCTCGCTCGGGTGCGCCTACGTCCGTGCGTACGCACAGCACGACCGGCGGCTGAGCGGCGCTGCGGCGTTCACGACGCTCGATCTCGACGCCGGAACCGACCCCTGGTGGGTCGCGTACCGCGTTCTGGGGCTTCAGCCGGACGTCGTCGCGGCATCGGTGATGTGCTGGTCGGCGCGTGACACCTATGAGGCGCTGCGCATCGTCAAGGCCGCTGCGCCGGACACCTTCGTCGTCGCTGGCGGGCCCGAGGTCTCGCCGATCGGCGAGGACGTGCTCGCGGACCATCCGGAGATCGACGCGGTGGTGGCAGGCGAAGGCGAGCTCACGTTCGCGGACCTTCTGGCGGCCCGCATCCAGTCGCGGCCGCTCGAGCGAGTCGAGGGCATCGTCTACAGGTCGCCCGATGGCGAGGTCCGGTCGACGCCGCCCCGGCAGCTTCCGAGCGACCTGGACGTGCTCCCGTCGCCGTACTTGACCGGGATCTTGCAGCCGGTCGATGGCGCCACCTACATCGAGACCTATCGTGGCTGCCCGCACCGGTGCGGGTACTGCTTCGAGGGCAAGGGCAGCACGCGCATCAGGGCCTTCTCGAAACAGCGTGTCGAGGCGGAGATCGACCTCATCGCCTCGACGCCTGGCGTCAGGTCGTTCTCGTTCATCGACCCTGTGTTCAATCTCACCCAGGAGCGGCTCGCGTGGCTCTCGAAGGTCCTCGGTCCGTACGCGCAGGAAGGCGCGCGCATCCACACTGTGGAGGTCGACATCGAGCGCATCGACGACGAGGCGGCGCTTCTGCTAGCGGAGGCGGGCGTGGTCTCTGTCGAGACGGGCCCCCAGACGACCGGCGCGGATGCGCTTTCCGCCTGCCGGCGGGCGTTCGATCGCGACCGCTTCGTCGCCGGCGTGGAGGCGTGCAAGCGCCGCGGGATCCGGGTCGAGTGCGACCTCATCGTGGGGCTGCCCGGCGACACGATCGGCGACAGCTTCGAGAGCATGCGGTTCTGCATCGGCCTCGATCCGGGCAAGATCCAGACATCCACGCTGCGCGTGCTTCCCGGGACGGACTTCTTTGAGCGGGCCGACGAGCTTGGCGTGGTCTTCGACCCTGAGCCTCCTCACGAGGTCATCTGCACGCGCGAAGCGAGCTTCGTGGACCTGCGGCGCGCAGAAGTCCGTTTGACGTGGTTGCAGCGTCAGTACGAGGCGAGAGCATAA
- a CDS encoding pyridoxal phosphate-dependent aminotransferase codes for MSDVSERAQAMRPFVVMDVVARAKELEAQGRDVVRLEIGDPDFPTPRRITEAAEKAMESGETGYTQSAGLPTLREAIVEHMRCAYGVTVSADDIVVTQGTSPAMLLTFGALLDPGDEVIMADPCYPAYPNYVRFLGSTPVPLTVRAEDGFRFRLDELEAAITPRTKAIVVNSPGNPTGAVLHDADIRALAEIAERRGLWIVSDEIYHGLQFTDRSRSVLEYTDRAFVLNGFSKAYAMTGWRLGYLIAPRAFVRAAEVIQQNFFLCANHFVQVAGAVALLEGQGEVARMRAIYEQRRSFLVPALRSLGLRIDVEPQGAFYVFADARAWGSDSHALASRLLEEAGVAVAPGIDFGSGGEGFLRFSYATSMERLEEGVRRLSEWALAHADEHQG; via the coding sequence GTGAGCGACGTGTCGGAGCGCGCCCAGGCGATGCGGCCGTTCGTGGTGATGGACGTGGTCGCTCGGGCCAAAGAGCTCGAGGCGCAAGGACGAGACGTCGTCCGGTTGGAGATCGGCGACCCCGATTTCCCGACGCCGCGGCGCATCACCGAGGCTGCGGAGAAGGCCATGGAGTCCGGAGAGACCGGCTACACGCAGTCGGCCGGCCTGCCGACGTTGCGCGAGGCGATCGTCGAGCACATGCGGTGCGCTTACGGCGTCACCGTCTCTGCAGACGACATCGTCGTAACCCAGGGAACGTCTCCGGCCATGCTGCTCACCTTCGGCGCTCTGCTCGACCCAGGCGATGAGGTCATCATGGCCGATCCGTGCTATCCCGCCTATCCGAACTACGTGCGCTTCCTGGGAAGCACCCCGGTGCCGCTCACGGTGCGCGCTGAGGACGGATTCCGGTTCCGGCTCGACGAGCTCGAGGCCGCCATCACGCCGCGCACGAAGGCGATCGTCGTGAATTCGCCGGGTAATCCGACCGGAGCGGTGCTGCACGACGCCGACATCCGCGCGCTCGCTGAGATAGCGGAGCGCCGTGGCCTGTGGATCGTGAGCGACGAGATCTACCACGGGCTTCAGTTCACGGACAGGAGCCGCTCCGTCCTCGAGTACACCGACCGGGCATTCGTGCTGAACGGCTTCTCGAAGGCGTACGCCATGACGGGGTGGCGGCTCGGGTACCTGATCGCGCCGCGGGCCTTCGTCCGGGCCGCAGAAGTCATCCAGCAGAACTTCTTCTTGTGCGCCAACCACTTCGTCCAGGTGGCCGGTGCGGTCGCGCTCCTCGAAGGCCAAGGGGAGGTCGCGCGGATGCGGGCGATCTACGAGCAACGGAGGTCGTTCCTCGTCCCGGCGCTGCGCTCGCTCGGCCTCCGCATCGATGTCGAGCCGCAGGGGGCGTTCTACGTGTTCGCCGATGCGCGGGCGTGGGGAAGCGATTCTCATGCGCTCGCATCGCGGCTGCTCGAAGAGGCAGGCGTCGCGGTCGCTCCCGGCATCGACTTCGGTTCGGGGGGAGAGGGGTTCTTGCGGTTCAGCTACGCGACATCGATGGAACGGCTGGAAGAAGGCGTGCGCCGCCTGTCGGAGTGGGCGTTGGCGCACGCGGACGAGCATCAGGGGTAA
- a CDS encoding Crp/Fnr family transcriptional regulator produces the protein MQIGSSGRIVKLADGEAVFNEGDPGDRMFVVLRGAVRIKKRGMHVETVVGEMGPGEMFGESAVLEERPRSATAVAVGDTELASYDREEFLSALRSDPELALSAMRAMAERLRVTTERLQHLVTQHVLDRAEMALTEKALLEAEL, from the coding sequence GTGCAGATCGGCAGCAGCGGCCGCATCGTGAAGCTGGCAGACGGCGAGGCGGTGTTCAACGAAGGCGATCCCGGCGACCGCATGTTCGTCGTGCTTCGCGGCGCGGTCCGCATCAAGAAGCGCGGCATGCACGTGGAGACCGTCGTCGGGGAGATGGGACCCGGCGAGATGTTCGGCGAGTCGGCCGTCCTCGAGGAGCGGCCGCGATCAGCGACCGCGGTCGCGGTCGGCGACACCGAGCTCGCGTCGTACGACAGAGAGGAGTTCCTCTCGGCGCTTCGCTCTGACCCGGAGCTGGCCCTCAGCGCGATGCGCGCGATGGCGGAACGGCTGCGCGTCACCACGGAGCGGCTGCAGCACCTCGTAACGCAGCACGTGCTGGACCGGGCGGAGATGGCCCTCACGGAGAAAGCGTTGCTTGAGGCCGAACTGTGA
- a CDS encoding CehA/McbA family metallohydrolase translates to MAEVWSKADLHIHSDHSDGLATIPEIMEHVASHTDLKVIAITDHNTIEGALFAQSLAEMYDVEVVVGEEVSSRSGHIIGLWLREAVPPGLSAAETVARIQEQGGVAVIAHPFANRAFGPFGLESVGNAIRDVAFHALEVYNSSPYLIHANRLAAKAFSGGQGIAATGGSDAHVLKAIGAGYTLFRGSTAEDLRRSIENLETRAEAGRGGLSVALRYAFLYPKIRRMQAWNWDRCKAAKQVARPC, encoded by the coding sequence ATGGCTGAGGTCTGGAGCAAGGCGGACTTGCACATCCACTCCGATCACAGCGACGGTCTGGCGACCATCCCCGAGATCATGGAGCACGTCGCGTCGCACACCGACCTGAAGGTCATCGCGATCACCGACCACAACACCATCGAAGGCGCGCTGTTCGCGCAGTCCCTTGCCGAGATGTACGACGTGGAAGTCGTCGTGGGCGAGGAAGTGTCCTCCCGGTCGGGCCACATCATCGGCCTGTGGCTGCGCGAAGCGGTCCCACCGGGGCTGAGCGCGGCAGAGACGGTCGCGCGCATCCAGGAGCAGGGCGGGGTGGCCGTCATCGCGCACCCGTTCGCAAACCGTGCGTTCGGTCCGTTCGGCCTCGAAAGCGTCGGCAACGCGATCCGGGACGTGGCATTCCATGCGCTCGAGGTCTACAACTCCTCCCCGTACCTCATCCACGCGAACCGGCTTGCGGCAAAGGCGTTTTCCGGCGGCCAGGGCATCGCGGCCACGGGCGGGAGCGACGCGCACGTGCTCAAGGCCATCGGCGCGGGCTACACGCTTTTCCGAGGCTCCACAGCAGAGGACCTGCGTCGGAGCATCGAGAACCTCGAGACGAGAGCGGAAGCTGGCCGCGGCGGGCTTTCTGTGGCCCTCAGGTACGCGTTCCTCTACCCGAAGATCCGCCGCATGCAGGCGTGGAACTGGGACCGCTGCAAAGCGGCGAAGCAGGTCGCCCGCCCCTGCTAG
- a CDS encoding sirohydrochlorin chelatase, which produces MSALWAAAALFGVLAGISLVVGLVARRPLGFLGLVLCALSCLFAAWSAAGLAAVHGEVAPAFVALAFAAAGSLAGYRLAASLVLSAASGNPRARRRAQRPPAERLAVILADAEPHEYDPRLLASRLARIERTGAATLSPGVLPLVFLTERMRYRALRGPHPARYVVDAIADGVRERLSRPGGTLDVAVAYVDSAPDLPSVIAASGSASLAVVELGAAGSLPYLEARLAAERIAPPNRLPRVTEPSIWRDVRLASRLTERILDRVPADERAATGVVLLGPGTPSAWHAQSRSWLEDETYFLTRVAVLLEDAGVPSHAIRSAWVDWQSPNLAEALRHLAAIGSTRIVVCPAAILYPDLVTLLDTGRDVRDARLPEHVQVTVLPPWGDDEVLIDVVASRIAQALGLEPDAR; this is translated from the coding sequence GTGAGCGCACTCTGGGCTGCAGCTGCGCTGTTCGGCGTCCTCGCTGGCATATCGCTCGTCGTCGGGCTGGTCGCACGCAGGCCGCTCGGCTTCCTGGGGCTTGTCCTGTGCGCGTTGTCATGCCTGTTCGCAGCGTGGTCGGCCGCAGGGCTGGCCGCTGTACACGGGGAGGTGGCCCCGGCGTTCGTCGCGCTCGCCTTCGCCGCGGCGGGCTCCCTTGCAGGGTATCGGCTCGCCGCTTCTCTCGTGCTGAGCGCAGCGTCCGGGAATCCACGAGCGCGCAGGAGAGCGCAGCGCCCGCCAGCGGAGCGCCTGGCCGTCATACTCGCGGACGCCGAGCCGCACGAGTACGATCCGCGCCTTCTCGCCTCCCGGCTTGCCCGTATCGAGCGGACGGGGGCGGCTACGCTGTCCCCTGGCGTGCTGCCCCTCGTCTTCCTCACAGAGCGCATGCGGTACCGGGCCTTGCGCGGCCCGCACCCCGCACGGTACGTCGTCGACGCGATCGCTGATGGCGTCCGAGAACGCCTCAGCAGACCCGGCGGAACGCTCGATGTCGCTGTCGCGTACGTCGACTCCGCCCCCGACCTTCCGAGCGTGATCGCTGCGTCTGGATCCGCTTCGTTGGCGGTCGTCGAACTCGGGGCAGCCGGGTCCTTGCCATACCTCGAGGCACGACTGGCGGCGGAGCGCATCGCGCCGCCGAACCGGCTGCCGCGCGTGACCGAGCCGAGCATCTGGCGCGACGTACGGCTGGCGTCCCGTCTGACGGAGCGGATCCTCGATCGCGTGCCTGCAGACGAACGCGCAGCGACGGGAGTCGTGCTCCTCGGACCGGGGACACCGTCAGCGTGGCATGCCCAGAGCAGGTCGTGGCTCGAGGATGAGACGTACTTCCTGACACGGGTCGCGGTGCTGCTTGAAGACGCCGGAGTGCCGTCTCACGCGATCCGCTCCGCGTGGGTGGACTGGCAGAGCCCGAACCTCGCAGAAGCGCTTCGACACCTGGCAGCCATCGGCTCGACCCGCATCGTCGTGTGTCCCGCCGCGATCCTCTACCCGGACCTGGTGACGCTTCTGGACACCGGCCGCGACGTGCGGGACGCACGCCTGCCGGAACACGTGCAGGTCACGGTACTGCCGCCGTGGGGAGACGATGAAGTGCTCATCGACGTTGTGGCGTCACGCATCGCACAAGCGCTCGGTCTTGAGCCCGACGCACGCTAG
- the trxA gene encoding thioredoxin — MGSLVKEVSQEEFDTEVLGASMPVIVDFWAPWCGPCRLVAPELDKLAAKHGGSVKFVKVNVDESRDIAIRYGIMSIPTIAKFERGQLVTQVIGARGADALAKEFGLA; from the coding sequence ATGGGATCTCTCGTCAAGGAAGTAAGCCAAGAAGAGTTCGACACCGAGGTGCTCGGCGCCTCGATGCCGGTCATCGTCGATTTCTGGGCCCCGTGGTGCGGCCCGTGCCGGCTCGTTGCACCGGAGCTGGACAAGCTGGCTGCCAAGCACGGCGGGTCTGTGAAGTTCGTGAAGGTCAACGTCGATGAGAGCCGCGACATCGCGATCCGCTACGGCATCATGAGCATCCCGACGATCGCGAAGTTCGAGCGCGGGCAGCTCGTCACCCAGGTGATCGGTGCCCGGGGCGCGGACGCGCTCGCCAAGGAGTTCGGATTGGCGTGA
- a CDS encoding FmdB family zinc ribbon protein — protein MPTYELTCKTCGHKFDLFLTRLLRDDDRVCPECGSRDVARGIGGGFVSTPAGSTSAGVSSCVPRGGFS, from the coding sequence GTGCCGACGTATGAGCTCACCTGCAAGACGTGCGGCCACAAGTTCGACCTGTTCCTCACGCGGTTGCTGCGTGACGATGACCGCGTGTGTCCGGAGTGCGGGTCGCGCGACGTGGCGCGCGGCATCGGAGGCGGGTTCGTGAGCACGCCGGCGGGCAGCACGTCGGCCGGTGTATCATCGTGCGTGCCGAGAGGCGGTTTCAGTTGA
- a CDS encoding metal-sensitive transcriptional regulator: protein MVEQTRAIALDVRDEERRRILNRLRRLEGQIRGLQSMISSDKDCEAILTQIMAAKSALNQVGLHIIAHSMKTCLVDDAEKTREELIDEALGVFLKYSSCLK from the coding sequence ATGGTCGAACAGACGCGCGCAATCGCGCTCGACGTGCGAGACGAAGAGCGGCGGCGCATCCTCAACCGGCTGCGGCGGCTCGAAGGACAGATCCGGGGCCTTCAGTCGATGATCTCGTCCGACAAGGACTGCGAGGCGATCCTCACCCAGATCATGGCTGCGAAGTCCGCCCTCAACCAGGTAGGACTCCACATCATCGCCCACTCCATGAAGACCTGCCTGGTCGATGATGCCGAGAAGACGCGCGAAGAGCTCATCGACGAGGCGCTCGGCGTGTTCCTCAAGTACTCGAGCTGCCTGAAGTAG